The Streptococcus downei MFe28 DNA window TCTAAAGAACTTGGTGGCGAACGTCAATTGATTTGGCGAATTGACTAGCTCCCTCACTAACTCCCAAAGGACGACATTTTCGGTCGTCCTTTTCCTGTGTCCTGGTGGATAACGGTAGCTAGCTACTTCTTAGTGTCGGCCCCACTAGGGTGGCCGAAAATCCTAGTTTTCCCTTCTTACAAGCTCCCCACTTATGCTATAATCGACCTATGTGTTTCATATCAGAGTTTGAGATTCTTGGTCCTTATCAATGAAAGGTTGCCTATCATGACTTGGGAAATTTTTCTTCGTTCTTTGTTTAATCCTTTTTCTAATCTGAGAGAGATAGCTAGAGCTATTAAGATGGCTCAAGGGACTAAAAAAGTAAGGCAAATTTTGCTCCATCTATTTTTCTTCCTCTATTCGCTCTCCCTCTATCTTTTTATCTTGATTCATTTCTTGGGGTCCTGGCTTTCCAAGGGGTACACTGGTCCCTTAGCCAGCTATTTGAATGGGCTGGCCTTTGATGGTCGCTTCAAGCTGCCCCATGCAATAACCTTTGGAGTTAGCTATACCAGGGCTTATTACTTGGGTAATCTCACCTCTTATTTTTTGTCAATCTTCCTTCTTTGCTCCTCTGGCCTTATTTATTTTCCTTGGTTATTGAGGCAAATTTTTAAGAGTCACTCGTTTCTAGGTCAGAATAAGTGGTATAAGAGACTGATTCTCCTAATGATTGGTCTGGCTAGTGGCCTTATATTTTTAGTTGTTGGAATTACCACAACGAAAAACCTTGGCTATCAATTCCAGATTCTCCGTCTTTCCAAGACGAGTTCCTACGAGATTCGTGAGGCGACTTTGACAAGGCGGGAGTCCTACAAGGTCCATATGAGTGATGAAGGGGGATCTGGCTATGATAAAACAAATTACCGCCTAGTTCTTGATGATTTTGACACTTGGGAGTTGGTCAATGATAATCATCTGCCAACATCTTTCTTCAAACTCAAGGAGGGTGACAAGGTTTATTTGCTGCTTGCTAAAAATCCTAAAACTGGTCAGGAAATTCCAGTGGATTTGGAAACCAGTCTTGTGCAGATAAAGGAAACTAGGTCCCATCTCTTAAATGATTAAGGACTTCAAAAATTCTAAAAGCAGGAACTGTTTTGATTTTTTTCTAAATAGTTCTTGTTTTTTCTGAGCCGGCGTTATATAATCTATTTAGAAATAAATCTAAATAGAAGTGAAGTGTTTGCTATGAAAAAAATCTTAATATTTATAGGTTTGACTTATGGCCTAGCTTGGGGAATTTGGTTAATAGCCTATCTCATGGGAAGAGGCTTGAACGTTCTGGTTTTAGTTTTAGCTATGTTTGCTCCAGCCTTGGCTTTTTTAGTTTTAAGAATATTTAGCAAGGGACAGGTTGAATTGGGTGCAGACTTTCGTTTGCATCTCAGAGAATCTTGGGGTTATTTTCTCTTAGCCTTGTGGGGACCAGCTATACTGACCGTTTTGGCTTATTTGCTCTATTTTCTGGCTTTTCCGAAAGAGTTTGTTCTCAGTTCGTCTGTCTTTAGCCTTGCTAAAAAAGCCGGAGTACCAGCTTCCCTAATCATTCTCAGCAGTCTTTTTCGTGTTTTAACCCTTGGGCCCCTTATCAATACTTTTGTGGCTATTGGAGAAGAAATCGGTTGGCGGGGTTATCTTTTTCCCACTTTAAAACAGCAGTTCAGTCCTTGGTCAGCTCATCTCTTGATCGGCTTGATTTGGAGCCTTTGGCATTTGCCCATCAACTTACAAGGCTATAATTACGGCTTAGCCTATGCTGATCAGCCGTGGCTGGGAATCCTAGCCATGTTTCTATTTTGTTTCGGTCTAAGTGTTTGCCTGAGCTATCTTGTCGAAAAGACCGGTTCAATCTGGTCAGCTGCCCTTTTGCATGGTTCTCTGAATGGCTGGGCCTCCTTTACCACTCTCTTTGCCCTAAAGGCCAATCATCTTATTCTTGGTCCTTTCCTAAATGGCCTGATTAGTTGCCTTCCTCTACTTGTCTTAGCCATTTACCTTCTAAACAAAGAAAGGAGGACCGCCTATGGGCTTCGCTGATACTTTTAAGGCCCTGTCCAGTCCGCTTCGACGAGAGATTCTCAATCTTTTAAAAAAGGGGCGCCTGTCGGCTGGTGAGATCTCTGCCCATTTCGAGGTGACAGGGGCCACCATTTCTAACCACCTCAAGGTCTTACGAGAGGCAGACTTGATTGTCGAGACCAAGGAGAAGAATTTTATCTACTATGACCTCAATGCTTCCGTCTTAGAAGAGGTCATGGTTTGGTTGGCTGATTTGAAAGGAGATCATCATGAAAGTTAATAAAAAATTGCTAGCTGCAAGTAGCTCTATTATCCTCTTACCCATCTTATTTGGTCTTTATGCTTGGCAAGACCTGCCCAATCGAATGGCCACTCACTTTGGTCCAACTGTTCAGGCGGATAGGTGGGCTTCAAAGCCTTTTGTCATCTTCATCATTCCCTTATTTTTACTGGGGCCCCACCTCTTGGCTATCTTCCTAACTAACCGCGATCCTAAGGCACAAATAACTAGTCTCAAAATAAGATACCTAACCTATGCTATTGTTCCCTTTATTTCGACCTTTTTTGCGGTCTATATGTACAGAAAAAATCTAGGATATCCCGTTAATACAGCCTTGACTATTGGCTTAGCCTTTGGTTTTTTCTTCATCGTGATAGGCAACTACCTACCAAAGATTCGCCAAAATTCTAGGGGTGATTTGCGTTTTCCTTGGAACCTGAATGATAATGGAGCCTGGAACTATGGTCGTCGTCTGGCAGGCTTTCTCTGGGTTTTAGGTGGCTTGGTCATTTTGATTGACGGCTTCTTTAACCTGGCCTTTGTCTGGGTTTTCTTTGGCACGGTCTTTGTCATGGTGACCCTGCCCATCATTGCTTCCTATCTCTATTATCGGAGACATGGCCAAAAGGTCTGAGCCGAGATTTCTGCTCGGCTTTTTTTTTAATAGGCTAGGCAAAGTTCAGCTAAAGGCTAGGGATTAGTAATGATCATCTTGATGATAGGGTGAACGACCTTCTCTCTTAGCAGCTGTAAGTTGCGTTTCTACCAACTTCCTTCTTGAGTGCTAGTTCCTTGAAAGGTTTGCCAAGAAAACTCAGCAGGGATTATTACTAACTTGTCATAAGTCAGAAAAATTGTAAGGGCTTTGAAAGTAGATGAAAAAATCGCTTAAATCTCTCTTAAAAATTGTTAAAACTGGTAAAATATGCTAAAATGACAGGAATTACAAGGAGGTATGATTCTATGCCATTGGAAAAACACCAACGTTACAGTTTTCGTAAGTTAAAATTTGGCTTGGCCTCTGTTGCCCTTGCCGCCTTTCTGACGGGTACTGCCGGTCTTGCTCAGGCTGATGAGACCAGTAGCACGGAACAAGGAGATGGCAATCAGCTGACCAGTCAGGACAACAAGCAAGAGGTCAACCAGACTCAGGCGGATGCTAATCAGGTCCAAGTTGATAGTAACCAAGCCAATAGTGCTCAGAGTGCCCTTGCTTCAAGTGAAGGAGAAGGTCAGCAAGATCAGACTACTTCGGCAGGAACCAGTGAGGTTAATGCGAATAACCAAGCGGATTTGGCTCAAGCTACTGATGCTAGCCAAGGGACAACTAACTTAAACACTGACCAAGCTAGTTCGGGGGCAAATTCTGATTCGGAATTGTCAGACTCCAAGCTTGCGACCAAGGCCAATGCTTCAGCTAGTCCAGCCAAACTAGCTCTGGCTAAGTCAGCAACCAGCGAGCCTACTTATCGCAATACCTTTGTGGATGACGGCCAAGGTAATTGGTATTATCTTGATGATAATGGAAACAATGTGACTGGTCGCCAATCTATCAATGGTCAGGAGCTCTACTTTGCTCAAGACGGTAAGCAGGTCAAGGGCCAGGAAGCCACAATTGATGGCAAGGTTTACTATTTTGACGGTGATACTGGGGATATGTGGGTTAACCGCTTCCGTATGGGCCAAGATGATCAGACTTGGTTCTATTATGGTGGAGACGGTGCTCGTGTCGCAGGCCTTCAAGAAATCAATGGTCAAAACCTCTACTTTGACCCTGAAACTGGCAAACAGGCTAAAGGTGTTTTTGCGGCCGATAATAATGGCAAGCACCATTATTATGATAAGGACAGCGGTGCCCAATGGGAAAACCGTTTTGTCCAAGTTTCTGGCAAGTGGTACTACCTGGATTCAGATGGTGTTCCCGTGACGGGTGCTCAAGAGATTAATGGTCAAGACCTCTACTTTAATGAAGATGGTAGCCAGCTCAAGGGAGGTTTTGCCGAATTTGATGGTGCCAATCATTACTATGAAGCTGACACAGGTGATTTGGTCAAGAATACCAGCCGTGTTATCAATGGTATCACCTATCAATTTGATGATGACGGGGTTGCTGTGGCCCTTGATAAGGTTGAGACGGTCAAGTCCAGCATTGTCGTAAGCAGTTATGAATTTGGACCATCGGTTTCTAAGGTCATCCTACAATTTGATAAGAAGGTTACGCCAGCGGTTATCCATAGTGGGGCGAAAATTTGGACCAATGGAGTTGAAAGACAAATTACCAACTCCTATGTTTCTGATGAGTCCGGTCATGTTGTCTATTTTGATAGCAGTAACTATGTAACCCTAGAATTAGCGGTTCCTTATGATAGCGAGGATGCTAGTAAGAATGCTTCACCTTTC harbors:
- a CDS encoding type II CAAX endopeptidase family protein, whose translation is MKKILIFIGLTYGLAWGIWLIAYLMGRGLNVLVLVLAMFAPALAFLVLRIFSKGQVELGADFRLHLRESWGYFLLALWGPAILTVLAYLLYFLAFPKEFVLSSSVFSLAKKAGVPASLIILSSLFRVLTLGPLINTFVAIGEEIGWRGYLFPTLKQQFSPWSAHLLIGLIWSLWHLPINLQGYNYGLAYADQPWLGILAMFLFCFGLSVCLSYLVEKTGSIWSAALLHGSLNGWASFTTLFALKANHLILGPFLNGLISCLPLLVLAIYLLNKERRTAYGLR
- a CDS encoding autorepressor SdpR family transcription factor, producing the protein MGFADTFKALSSPLRREILNLLKKGRLSAGEISAHFEVTGATISNHLKVLREADLIVETKEKNFIYYDLNASVLEEVMVWLADLKGDHHES
- a CDS encoding SdpI family protein, with translation MKVNKKLLAASSSIILLPILFGLYAWQDLPNRMATHFGPTVQADRWASKPFVIFIIPLFLLGPHLLAIFLTNRDPKAQITSLKIRYLTYAIVPFISTFFAVYMYRKNLGYPVNTALTIGLAFGFFFIVIGNYLPKIRQNSRGDLRFPWNLNDNGAWNYGRRLAGFLWVLGGLVILIDGFFNLAFVWVFFGTVFVMVTLPIIASYLYYRRHGQKV